The Halosimplex litoreum genome has a window encoding:
- a CDS encoding carboxypeptidase regulatory-like domain-containing protein produces the protein MSTKWYRALFLTVLMLGGASTAWVAPAVAGSNVATDDPFEPNDSFDSAASIEEGEYSPQIEAGSSDFFKLDLTDTDVLDVRLTPVSGDLEFRIYDSNREEMVRDGLVYEGETDRLTTALPSDGTYYLEVSGDHSETTTDYTLDVDVVAPSENDDFAPNEEFDTAATLSEGFTNAKIWGGETDFYQLQANGTDVLDVRLTPQSGDLEVRIYDSNREEMVGDGLVYEGETARLTDDLSSDGTYYVEVSGNDLQTTTNYTLNTEVVTPSENDEFEPNGEFDTAASLSEGFTDAKVWGGESDFYELQANDTDVLDVRLTPESQDLEYYIYGPNRQQLTLGGAGDGGTARLTTALPSTGTYYVEVRGDYRQTTTEYRLNTEVVAPSENDDFAPNGDFESAAGLTQEFNDGKLWGGESDFFKVRLDQGEGLRVALTPQDQTSQLRVYGPDQSEVASDSYISAGNSQAVTYQASASGIHYVEVTGDHEFTTTEYRLQTNRTYEPLGSLDVSLSTDNVTAGQSSDVAVTVTDAATGDPIEGATVSISDLVLSDTTNASGVATLSVEAPSAGDYPVSVSADGYADASATLTVESSSRIPSDAVYSVGSAAAEFDADLDGRIGIGELGTAAETYASGDLDITGLGDVAEAYAAS, from the coding sequence ATGTCGACGAAATGGTATCGCGCGCTCTTCTTGACAGTCCTGATGTTGGGGGGCGCGTCGACGGCGTGGGTTGCACCGGCGGTCGCGGGATCAAACGTGGCGACTGACGATCCGTTCGAACCGAACGACTCGTTCGATTCGGCGGCCTCGATCGAGGAGGGAGAGTACAGCCCGCAGATCGAGGCGGGGTCGAGCGACTTCTTCAAACTCGATCTGACCGACACGGACGTGCTGGACGTGCGGTTGACGCCCGTGAGCGGAGACCTGGAGTTCCGAATCTACGACTCGAACCGCGAGGAGATGGTTCGGGACGGGCTCGTCTACGAGGGTGAGACCGATCGGCTAACGACCGCGTTGCCGTCCGATGGAACGTACTACCTGGAAGTGTCCGGGGACCACTCGGAGACGACGACGGACTACACGCTCGATGTCGACGTGGTGGCGCCGTCGGAGAACGACGATTTCGCCCCGAACGAGGAGTTCGATACGGCGGCGACGCTGTCGGAGGGGTTCACCAACGCGAAGATCTGGGGCGGTGAAACGGACTTCTACCAGCTCCAGGCCAACGGCACGGACGTGCTGGACGTGCGGCTGACGCCCCAGAGCGGAGATCTGGAGGTCCGAATCTACGACTCGAACCGCGAGGAGATGGTCGGGGATGGGCTCGTCTACGAGGGCGAGACCGCTCGGCTCACGGACGACCTGTCGTCCGACGGAACGTACTACGTGGAGGTGTCCGGAAACGACTTGCAGACGACGACGAACTACACGCTGAACACGGAGGTCGTGACGCCGTCGGAGAACGACGAGTTCGAGCCGAACGGGGAGTTCGACACGGCGGCGTCGCTGTCGGAGGGCTTTACCGACGCGAAGGTCTGGGGCGGTGAGAGCGACTTTTACGAACTCCAGGCCAACGACACGGACGTGCTGGACGTGCGGTTGACCCCCGAGAGCCAGGACCTCGAATACTACATCTACGGTCCGAACAGACAGCAACTGACCCTCGGCGGCGCCGGCGACGGCGGCACCGCTCGGTTGACGACTGCGCTCCCCTCTACCGGGACGTACTACGTCGAAGTCCGTGGTGACTACCGGCAGACGACGACGGAGTACCGACTGAACACCGAAGTAGTGGCGCCGTCGGAGAACGACGACTTCGCGCCGAACGGCGACTTCGAGTCGGCCGCCGGGCTGACCCAGGAGTTCAACGACGGGAAGCTCTGGGGCGGCGAGTCCGACTTCTTCAAGGTTCGACTCGACCAGGGCGAAGGACTCCGCGTCGCGCTGACGCCACAGGACCAGACCTCGCAGCTCCGCGTCTACGGTCCGGACCAGTCGGAGGTCGCTTCCGACTCGTACATCTCGGCGGGGAACAGTCAGGCGGTGACGTACCAGGCGTCTGCGAGCGGGATCCACTACGTCGAGGTGACTGGTGACCACGAGTTCACGACGACGGAGTACCGGCTCCAGACGAATCGAACCTACGAGCCGCTCGGGAGCCTCGACGTGTCGCTCTCGACGGACAACGTCACGGCGGGCCAGTCGAGCGACGTGGCCGTGACCGTGACCGACGCCGCGACGGGTGACCCGATCGAGGGCGCGACGGTTTCGATTTCGGACCTCGTGCTGTCGGACACGACCAACGCCAGCGGCGTCGCGACGTTGTCGGTCGAGGCGCCCAGCGCCGGCGACTACCCGGTGAGCGTCTCCGCGGACGGGTACGCCGACGCCTCGGCGACGCTGACCGTCGAGTCGAGCAGTCGGATCCCCTCGGACGCGGTGTATTCCGTGGGGAGTGCCGCTGCGGAGTTCGACGCGGATCTAGACGGACGGATCGGGATCGGGGAACTCGGAACCGCCGCGGAAACGTACGCGAGCGGCGACCTCGACATCACTGGGCTCGGTGACGTCGCCGAAGCCTACGCGGCGAGCTGA
- a CDS encoding M61 family metallopeptidase, with the protein MDTLRSVCSPGRTALVLVALAVLASLVSPGAAAAVGTVDSSGPTDLIGGAPATVGAANNSTVSYVEMGSDRARTDAAPTIRQRFEVNRTPSVPGEVTVTYEATLPGDVVELYPTVSRLPVEYEVTSSENFTYDTEQGRWELRSSYGERTTGRLVYTVATNVTASGGYDTVETDDWAFIDGQQLTNGLGYLTFGDDPSIDTTYEAVRSGYGADGRMFLGEHGTSQAAGTNQTVTVVEGADAAPPLSASTTAGYVANVSGKLAIGDRDPDVTAFLLPEPIRPGGRGGGGAFWVGASTSRFAETVAHEYIHTRQAWLDGDRLPEDVDSDLDWFTEGSADYYGGYYAWRAGYLSEAGFRSYLDDETTRYADSVLRDGVDTTQLKNYYKGRRVLGSLDATIRGFGGNATLETVFRRINTVDNASVSYATFREEVVAVTNASVGDSLDRFTGTRDAPSIPSDLSSVYATSTAESTPPVTVGNLSISPATVSANETVDGTVSFEVGEVSGDGNTDTVSVTLPTDVGVVAEGLNASVTDADGNAVAVTGSPELTDADGGSNNRVLFEISPTADLNGTVSVALSLRSPVVDRNASVRVTASVRDSARGTASANTTLTVEPAAPDLLSVSLSPSTVAANSSANVTVTVTDGSGSPVADASVTSAALGVTETTGSEGNATVSVRASAGTYPLTVSAAGYGNATATVTVTEAGLPQGAVYEAGSVAAEFDTNEDGLVGITELGAAAEAYAGGDLSIRGLGAVAEAYAAS; encoded by the coding sequence ATGGATACACTCCGGTCTGTCTGCTCGCCGGGTCGAACGGCGCTCGTTCTCGTCGCTCTCGCCGTGCTCGCGAGCCTGGTCTCGCCGGGGGCCGCGGCCGCGGTTGGGACCGTCGACTCGTCCGGGCCGACCGATCTGATCGGTGGTGCTCCCGCGACCGTCGGGGCCGCGAACAACTCGACGGTCAGCTACGTCGAGATGGGTTCCGACCGCGCGCGGACCGACGCGGCGCCCACGATCCGACAACGATTCGAGGTGAATCGGACGCCGAGCGTCCCGGGAGAGGTGACGGTCACCTACGAGGCGACGCTCCCCGGCGACGTTGTAGAACTATACCCCACGGTCAGTCGCCTCCCGGTCGAGTACGAGGTCACCTCGTCCGAGAACTTCACCTACGACACGGAACAGGGGCGATGGGAACTCAGGTCGTCGTACGGCGAACGCACGACGGGGCGACTCGTCTACACCGTCGCGACGAACGTGACTGCTTCGGGCGGATACGATACGGTGGAGACCGACGACTGGGCGTTCATCGACGGTCAGCAACTCACGAACGGGCTTGGGTATTTGACCTTCGGTGACGACCCGTCGATAGACACGACCTACGAAGCGGTCCGGTCGGGATACGGCGCCGACGGTCGGATGTTCCTCGGCGAGCACGGGACTTCGCAGGCGGCCGGAACCAACCAGACGGTGACGGTCGTCGAGGGGGCGGACGCCGCGCCGCCGCTGTCGGCGTCGACGACCGCGGGATACGTGGCGAACGTCTCCGGGAAGCTGGCTATCGGTGACAGGGACCCCGACGTGACGGCGTTCCTGCTCCCCGAGCCGATCCGACCCGGGGGTCGGGGCGGTGGCGGAGCGTTCTGGGTGGGCGCGTCCACGTCGCGATTCGCCGAGACGGTCGCACACGAGTACATTCACACCCGTCAGGCGTGGCTCGACGGGGACAGGTTGCCGGAGGACGTCGACTCCGACCTCGACTGGTTCACCGAGGGGTCGGCGGACTACTACGGCGGGTACTACGCCTGGCGGGCGGGCTATCTGAGCGAGGCGGGCTTCCGGTCGTATCTCGACGACGAGACCACGCGGTACGCCGACAGCGTCCTCCGGGACGGCGTGGACACCACACAGCTGAAAAACTACTACAAGGGACGGCGCGTGCTGGGCTCGCTCGACGCCACGATACGCGGGTTCGGGGGCAACGCCACGCTGGAAACGGTGTTTCGCCGGATCAACACGGTCGACAACGCCAGTGTCTCCTACGCGACGTTCAGGGAGGAGGTCGTCGCCGTGACCAACGCGTCGGTGGGCGATTCGCTCGACCGCTTCACAGGGACCCGGGATGCGCCGTCGATCCCGTCGGACCTCTCCAGCGTGTACGCGACCTCGACCGCGGAGTCCACGCCGCCCGTGACCGTCGGGAACCTGTCGATATCGCCGGCCACCGTTTCGGCGAACGAGACGGTCGACGGGACGGTGTCGTTCGAGGTCGGGGAGGTCAGCGGTGACGGGAACACGGACACGGTCTCGGTGACGCTCCCGACCGACGTGGGCGTCGTCGCGGAGGGCCTGAACGCTTCCGTCACCGACGCCGACGGGAACGCGGTCGCCGTCACCGGGAGTCCGGAGTTGACCGACGCCGACGGCGGTTCGAACAACCGGGTGCTGTTCGAGATCTCGCCGACCGCCGACCTGAACGGGACGGTCTCGGTTGCGCTCTCGCTTCGCTCGCCGGTGGTCGACCGGAACGCCTCGGTTCGGGTGACGGCTTCCGTTCGGGACAGCGCGCGCGGCACCGCCAGCGCGAACACGACGCTGACCGTCGAGCCGGCAGCGCCGGACCTGCTCTCGGTCTCGCTGTCGCCCTCGACGGTCGCGGCCAACAGTTCCGCGAACGTCACGGTCACGGTGACCGACGGGAGCGGATCCCCCGTGGCGGATGCGTCGGTCACGTCGGCGGCACTCGGCGTGACGGAGACGACCGGGTCCGAGGGGAACGCGACGGTATCGGTCCGGGCGTCCGCCGGGACCTACCCGCTGACGGTATCGGCCGCGGGATACGGGAACGCCACCGCGACCGTGACGGTGACGGAGGCGGGGCTGCCCCAGGGCGCGGTCTACGAGGCCGGTAGCGTGGCCGCCGAGTTCGACACGAACGAGGACGGATTGGTCGGGATCACCGAGCTCGGGGCGGCAGCGGAGGCGTACGCGGGCGGCGACCTCTCGATCAGGGGTCTGGGAGCCGTCGCCGAAGCGTACGCCGCGAGCTGA
- a CDS encoding pre-peptidase C-terminal domain-containing protein — translation MNGRVLLLGTIGMLVLAAGAVGGASGSATLADHNNVSSAQPLDDGTIDGVDIPGNESIYYEIDLADKEQVTVSTEGADQGVQLRLLAPDGATELRSASGSAGSFNEPDVSVTYTANQNGTFYLAVSTVSDSPTTVSLTTETPDLTDRFERNDQFESATELSDGETNGLVLAGSELDYYAVELNDSEQVTFSTDGATQGMRVRMFAPDRVTELRSARGEAGSFNEPDVSVTYTANQNGTFYFELDSRTDRSTNYSLSVQTPDLTDSLEPNDELGAAATLSEGQTDGLSLAGSELDYYAVQLNDSEQITFSTEGASQGLGLRMFAPDQVTELRSARGEAGSFNEPDVSVTYTANQNGTFYFELDSRTDRSTNYSVSVQTPDLTDRFEPNDGFDNATTLAEGRYDDLDLAGSELDYYAVELNDSEQITFSTEGASQGLRLRMFGPDRVTELRSARGEAGSFNEPDVSVTYTANQNGTFYFELDSRTDRSTAYSVSAQKVDRTDEFEPNDEFASAPLLTRGRYSDLDVAGAEQDYYFVPLNASQQVDVSLEETGGDLEATLYAANGSVLTRDDNTGFGDGSVSFSYTVRADGNYYLGITSPSNRSAGYRLVLNSNGTIEQLPTVPSRADVSLSTSSINASEPTDLTVTVTDARSGDAVEGATVSISDLQVSATTDASGVATLSVEASSPGDYPVSVSADGYADASATLTVESNSEIPSDAVYSPGSPAAEFDADLDGRIGIGELGTAAEAYASGGLGITGLGDVAEAYASS, via the coding sequence ATGAACGGTAGGGTTCTGTTACTCGGGACGATCGGGATGCTAGTACTCGCGGCCGGGGCCGTGGGTGGTGCGAGCGGGTCGGCCACCCTCGCGGACCACAACAACGTCTCGTCGGCGCAGCCACTGGACGACGGAACGATCGACGGGGTCGACATCCCCGGTAACGAGTCGATCTACTACGAGATCGACCTCGCGGACAAAGAACAGGTGACGGTTTCGACGGAGGGGGCCGACCAAGGCGTCCAACTCCGACTGCTCGCACCCGACGGGGCGACGGAGTTGCGGAGCGCGAGCGGGAGCGCGGGGTCGTTCAATGAACCGGACGTGAGCGTCACTTACACCGCCAACCAGAACGGGACCTTCTATCTTGCAGTCTCGACGGTGAGCGACTCCCCGACGACGGTTTCGCTGACGACCGAGACGCCGGACCTGACCGACCGCTTCGAGCGCAACGACCAGTTCGAGTCGGCGACAGAGCTGTCCGACGGAGAGACTAACGGTCTGGTCCTAGCGGGGTCGGAGCTGGACTACTACGCGGTGGAGCTGAACGACAGCGAGCAGGTCACTTTCTCGACGGACGGGGCCACTCAGGGTATGCGCGTTCGGATGTTTGCGCCCGACAGGGTGACGGAGTTGCGGAGCGCGAGGGGAGAAGCGGGCTCGTTCAATGAACCGGACGTGAGCGTCACTTACACCGCTAACCAGAACGGCACGTTCTACTTCGAACTGGACAGCCGGACCGACCGCTCGACGAACTATTCGCTGTCCGTCCAGACGCCGGACCTGACCGACTCCCTCGAACCCAACGACGAGCTGGGGGCGGCGGCGACACTGTCCGAGGGCCAGACCGACGGCCTGTCGCTAGCGGGGTCGGAGTTGGACTACTACGCGGTACAGTTGAACGACAGCGAACAGATCACGTTCTCGACGGAGGGCGCCAGTCAGGGGCTTGGACTCCGGATGTTCGCCCCCGACCAGGTGACGGAGTTGCGGAGCGCGAGGGGGGAAGCGGGTTCGTTCAATGAACCGGACGTGAGCGTCACCTACACCGCCAACCAGAACGGCACGTTCTACTTCGAACTGGACAGCCGGACCGACCGCTCGACGAACTACTCCGTGTCGGTTCAGACGCCGGACTTGACCGACCGGTTCGAACCCAACGACGGGTTTGACAACGCGACCACTCTGGCGGAAGGTCGGTACGACGACCTCGACCTGGCTGGGTCGGAGCTGGACTACTACGCGGTGGAGCTGAACGACAGCGAACAGATCACGTTCTCGACGGAGGGCGCCAGTCAGGGACTCCGCCTTCGGATGTTCGGCCCCGATCGGGTGACCGAGTTGCGGAGCGCGAGGGGAGAAGCGGGCTCGTTCAATGAACCGGACGTGAGCGTCACCTACACCGCCAACCAGAACGGAACGTTCTACTTCGAACTGGACAGCCGAACCGACCGGTCGACTGCCTACTCCGTGTCGGCTCAAAAGGTCGATCGAACCGACGAGTTCGAGCCTAACGACGAGTTCGCGAGCGCGCCGCTGCTGACGCGGGGGCGGTACAGCGACCTCGACGTCGCGGGCGCGGAGCAGGACTACTACTTCGTCCCGCTGAACGCGAGCCAGCAGGTCGACGTCAGTCTGGAGGAGACCGGCGGCGACCTCGAAGCGACGCTGTACGCCGCTAACGGGTCGGTTCTGACCCGGGACGACAACACCGGATTCGGCGACGGCTCGGTCTCGTTCAGCTACACCGTCCGGGCCGACGGAAACTACTACCTCGGGATCACCAGCCCCTCGAACCGGTCGGCCGGCTACCGGCTAGTCCTGAACAGTAACGGTACCATCGAGCAGCTACCGACGGTCCCGAGTCGCGCGGACGTGTCGCTGTCCACGTCGAGTATCAACGCGAGCGAGCCGACCGACCTGACCGTGACCGTAACCGACGCCAGGAGCGGCGACGCGGTCGAAGGCGCGACGGTCTCGATATCCGACCTCCAGGTATCGGCGACGACCGACGCCAGCGGCGTCGCGACGCTGTCGGTCGAGGCGTCTAGCCCCGGTGACTATCCGGTGAGCGTCTCCGCGGACGGGTACGCCGACGCCTCGGCGACGCTGACGGTCGAATCGAACAGTGAGATCCCGTCGGACGCGGTGTACTCGCCCGGGAGCCCGGCCGCAGAGTTCGACGCGGATCTCGACGGGCGGATCGGGATCGGCGAACTCGGGACCGCCGCGGAAGCGTACGCGAGCGGCGGTCTCGGCATTACCGGACTCGGTGACGTCGCCGAGGCCTACGCGTCGAGCTGA
- a CDS encoding 5'-nucleotidase C-terminal domain-containing protein, translating to MRRTLVVLLVTASAMLAGATPALAVTAPDADESGADVATTASDSLANQSSDAPQVSIREIQEPPNESTDVSPYAGETVTTSGVVTAVRDDGDGYYIQNGTGAYSGVYVYTGGSVSVSVGDRVEITAPITEYYGLTEVQASGAVSATVTGTTAVPEPVTLATGNASREAYEGVLVEVTDATTTSPPDSDGEWSVDDGSGTLAIDDVQTGTDTVPARADEQFESIVGPLSYTFGAYKIQPKAVESAATGTTVTVLAYTDIGSEAAGDGTMGRFISLVNDRRAAVGGPVAVVGNGDEISPHALRGRVSPGWEPPIRALNIIDPAAEAVQNHELDYDESAETGDFSIFEAASNGSAFPWVNANVRSASQELPGTENHTVVQRGDQRIGIVSVADGAIDSKAGNVLSRNGYAVENYTAAAQREASYLKTEANVDVVVALAPIGNELARDLANDTQYVDAIVTGDRDGSFEPEVVGGAVVTHPPGGAQGVAELKLTVRNGSVTPVGGQTYDVTDDLSRNSTWAQYIDGVRAEYGLDAVIAQTEIPLSTAVDPYTDETAMGNAIAEGVRNYTDADVALTNSGGIRGSATYGPNITASHIRSTLSFGNQVVTMNVTGQELYAILESQMFVYQNDGGPSIGLQSSGTTFEWVPHNETDIPDTALDEGFGRLEDVHVDGEPLDRDATYTLATNSYIGTGASDYPMSESMWTHEYNATMAQAVIEWLDETGTVEREMVDPVVQGNMRMVDRIVDTSDVTTADGTVTVTAQAPSATVDVTDEFYLRNASAGRVNATGVSYDGSTLTVTFDRSDWEATVDSGTAQVYGEYYDSEYTAQLRDVTGGAKEYSVLNVEATVDSNATVPPGAVYSPGTAAAEFDDNDRDGRISITELSDAANAYAAGDLSIADLATVADAFAAS from the coding sequence ATGCGACGAACACTGGTCGTGTTACTCGTCACCGCGAGTGCGATGCTGGCCGGAGCCACACCCGCACTGGCCGTGACGGCACCCGATGCAGACGAGTCCGGTGCCGACGTGGCGACTACGGCGAGCGACTCGCTCGCGAATCAGTCGTCCGACGCGCCACAGGTATCGATCCGAGAGATACAGGAACCACCGAACGAGTCGACCGACGTCTCGCCGTACGCTGGCGAAACCGTCACTACCAGCGGCGTCGTGACGGCAGTGCGGGACGACGGCGACGGGTACTACATCCAGAACGGGACCGGCGCCTACTCCGGAGTGTACGTCTACACGGGCGGATCCGTTTCCGTCTCGGTCGGGGATAGGGTCGAGATCACGGCACCGATTACGGAGTACTACGGTCTCACGGAGGTCCAGGCCTCGGGGGCCGTATCGGCGACCGTCACGGGGACGACAGCCGTTCCCGAACCGGTGACGCTCGCTACCGGAAACGCGAGTAGGGAAGCCTACGAGGGCGTCCTCGTCGAAGTGACCGACGCCACCACGACGTCACCGCCCGACAGCGACGGCGAATGGAGCGTCGACGACGGCAGCGGGACGCTCGCTATCGACGACGTACAGACGGGCACCGACACGGTGCCCGCACGTGCGGACGAGCAGTTCGAGAGCATCGTCGGCCCGCTGAGCTACACGTTCGGTGCGTACAAGATCCAGCCGAAGGCAGTCGAGTCGGCGGCTACCGGTACCACGGTGACGGTGCTGGCGTACACCGATATCGGCTCGGAAGCGGCCGGTGACGGGACGATGGGGCGGTTCATCTCCCTCGTCAACGACCGTCGCGCGGCCGTGGGCGGTCCCGTCGCAGTCGTGGGCAACGGCGACGAGATCAGCCCCCACGCGTTGCGGGGACGGGTCTCGCCAGGCTGGGAACCGCCGATCCGCGCGCTCAACATCATCGACCCCGCCGCGGAGGCGGTGCAGAACCACGAACTGGACTACGACGAGTCCGCCGAGACCGGGGATTTCTCGATCTTCGAGGCGGCGTCGAACGGCTCCGCGTTCCCCTGGGTCAACGCGAACGTCCGAAGCGCCAGCCAGGAGCTCCCGGGCACGGAGAATCACACAGTCGTCCAGCGGGGCGACCAGCGGATCGGGATCGTCTCGGTCGCCGACGGCGCGATCGACAGCAAGGCCGGCAACGTCCTGAGCCGTAACGGGTACGCGGTCGAGAACTACACCGCGGCCGCACAGCGCGAGGCCAGCTACTTGAAAACCGAGGCGAACGTAGACGTGGTCGTCGCGCTGGCGCCGATCGGCAACGAACTCGCTCGCGACCTCGCGAACGACACGCAGTACGTCGACGCGATCGTCACGGGCGACCGCGACGGATCGTTCGAACCCGAGGTCGTCGGCGGCGCGGTCGTAACCCACCCGCCGGGCGGCGCACAGGGCGTCGCAGAGCTCAAGCTGACCGTCCGGAACGGCTCGGTGACCCCCGTCGGTGGCCAGACCTACGACGTTACCGACGATCTTTCACGGAACAGCACGTGGGCGCAGTACATCGACGGCGTCCGCGCCGAATACGGGCTCGACGCCGTTATCGCGCAGACGGAGATCCCGCTTTCGACGGCGGTCGACCCCTACACCGACGAGACCGCGATGGGGAACGCCATCGCCGAGGGGGTCCGCAACTACACCGACGCGGACGTGGCGCTGACGAACTCGGGCGGCATCCGCGGGTCGGCGACCTACGGCCCGAACATCACGGCCAGTCACATTCGGTCGACGCTGTCGTTCGGGAACCAGGTGGTCACGATGAACGTGACCGGCCAGGAGCTGTACGCGATCCTGGAGAGTCAGATGTTCGTCTACCAGAACGACGGTGGCCCGAGCATCGGGCTGCAGTCCAGCGGCACGACGTTCGAGTGGGTCCCCCACAACGAGACCGACATCCCAGACACGGCTCTGGACGAGGGCTTCGGACGACTCGAAGACGTCCACGTGGACGGTGAACCGCTGGATAGGGACGCCACGTACACACTCGCGACGAACAGCTACATCGGAACCGGGGCCTCGGACTACCCGATGAGCGAGTCGATGTGGACCCACGAGTACAACGCCACGATGGCCCAGGCGGTCATCGAGTGGCTCGACGAGACGGGGACGGTCGAACGCGAGATGGTCGACCCCGTCGTCCAGGGTAACATGCGGATGGTCGACCGGATCGTCGACACGTCGGACGTGACGACCGCCGACGGGACGGTCACCGTCACGGCCCAGGCCCCGTCGGCGACCGTCGACGTCACCGACGAGTTCTATCTGCGAAACGCCAGTGCCGGTCGGGTCAACGCGACCGGCGTGAGTTACGACGGGTCGACGCTGACGGTCACGTTCGACCGGTCCGACTGGGAGGCGACGGTCGACTCCGGGACCGCGCAGGTCTACGGGGAGTACTACGACAGCGAGTACACCGCACAGCTACGCGACGTGACCGGCGGCGCGAAGGAGTATTCGGTTCTGAACGTCGAAGCGACAGTCGACAGTAACGCGACGGTTCCGCCCGGGGCAGTCTACTCCCCGGGAACCGCTGCGGCCGAGTTCGACGACAACGACCGAGACGGTCGGATCAGCATCACCGAGCTGTCGGACGCCGCCAACGCGTACGCGGCGGGCGACCTCTCGATCGCCGACCTCGCCACGGTCGCAGACGCCTTCGCGGCGAGCTGA